The genomic segment CAGAAACAATGAGATTGATGAAGAAAAGATGAAATTGATTAAAGAAGCGGGAATTAAGAAAGTTAAAATTCATTCAGTTTTGACATGTCAATCCCGGTATGGTGTTTGCCGTCTCTGTTACGGAAGGAATTTGGCAACCGGTAAATTGGTTGATATTGGTGAAGCAGTAGGTATTATAGCTGCTCAGTCTATTGGTGAACCTGGTACTCAGTTAACAATGCGTACTTTCCATACCGGTGGTGTTGCTGGTGATGATATTACTCAAGGTTTACCGCGGGTTGAGGAACTTTTTGAGGCCAGAACTCCTAAAGGGCAGGCCATTATGGCTGATATAGGAGGGACTGTCCGAATTGTTGAAAAGAAAAATTCCCGCAAAATTATCATTGAAAGTGAAGATGGAAAGAAAAAGACTTATCCAGTTCCCTATGGTGCCCAATTACGGGTTAAAGATTCTGACAAAGTAGAAGCTGGGGATCGGTTAACTGAAGGTCCAATTGATCCTGATAATCTGCTTAGAATTCGGGGACCACGTGTTGTACAGCAATATCTGTTGCAGGAAGTTCAAAGCGTATATCGTTCTCAGGGTGTTGAGATTAATGATAAGCATATTGAAATAGTTATTCGCCAGATGATGAGAAAGGTAAAAATTCGTCGTTCCGGAGATACCGAGTTCTTGCCCGGTAGCCTGGTTGATAAATTTGAATTTGAAAAGGTCAACAAAAAAATCATTGCTTCCGGTGGTGAACCAGCTGAAGCGGAACCAGAACTGTTAGGGATTACTAAAGCATCTCTTGCTACAGATAGTTTTCTATCAGCAGCTTTCTTCCAGGAAACAACCAGGGTTTTGACGGAAGCAGCATTAAAAGGAAAAGTTGATCCATTGTTAGGTTTAAAAGAGAATGTGATCATTGGCCAATTAATCCCTGCCGGAACAGGTATGAGAAGATATCGCGAGATTGAATTAGAACTTCATGAATCAGAGGCTGAGGCTTTAGAGAATGAGAAAACTAAAGAAGAAAAAAAAGAAGATACCTCTGAGCTGGTTTCCAACAAGGGATAAAAATGATGAAAAGCTGTTGACAATATTATAGGAAAGTGTTAAAATACTTAAGTGTGTGTTAGTTAAACTGCCCTTTTCTTTGTGGAGAGGAGGTTGGTGATGATGCTAACCAGACTTAAGGAGAGCGATAATAGAGTTGTTGGTTCCAAACAAACTCTTAAAGCTCTTAAAGGGGAGCGTGTTGAACATCTATTTATTGCAAAAGATGCTGAGACAAGGATAACAGATCCATTGGTTGAATTAGCTAAAAAATCCAATGTTCCTATACATTATGTTGATACTATGGCCGAATTAGGTGAGGCAGCAGGTATTGAAGTTGGAGCTGCAGCTGCAGCAATTTTAAAAGACCAATAATTAATATATAATCTTATAACAACTCCCCAGAAGCATAAGGGGGTTATGCCCCATTAAAATTCTTAACCCCTCTCGCTCTTGTGGGTGAGAGGGGATTTTAGCGATAATAAATTTTAAAAATAATTTTTGGGATATATCAATATTTTATTAAGGAGGTGGAATCTATGCCAACCATTAGTCAATTAGTCCGGAAAGGTCGTAAAAAGGTGACCAAAAAGGGAACTGCACCAGCTCTCCAGGGTTCTCCACAAAAGAGAGGGGTATGTACCAGAGTTTATACTACTACACCTAAGAAACCAAACTCTGCATTAAGAAAGGTTGCCCGTGTTCGTTTGACTAACGGGATTGAGGTTACAGCTTATATTCCAGGTATTGGTCATAATTTGCAAGAACACAGTGTAGTATTGGTACGTGGTGGCCGTGTTAAGGATTTGCCTGGTGTTCGTTATCATATTGTTCGCGGTGCTCTGGATTGTGCAGGTGTTGAGAATCGTAAACAAGGTCGTTCTAAATATGGTGCTAAAAAACCAAAAAAATAATTTAATTCGTTATAGAATAGTATATAATTAGTGTAAAGGGGGGAAAACTATGGCACGTAAGGGTAGAGCACCTAGAAGGAAGATTGACCCTGATCCCGTTTATGGAAGTGAACTGGTAAGTAGAGCTATTAACAAAATTATGTGGGATGGCAAGAAAAGTCTTGCTGAAAAAATCTTTTATTCTGCAATGGATATTGTTAAGGAAAAAACGGGAGAAAATCCATTGGATGTATTTGAAAAAGCTTTAGAAAATGTTATGCCTGTTTTAGAGGTTAGATCTCGTCGTGTTGGTGGTGCTAACTACCAGGTACCAGTTGAAGTACGTCCTGAACGTCGACGTACCCTTGGTTTAAGATGGTTGATTCAAGCAGCTCGCAATCGTGGTGAGCGGACTATGATCGAGCGTCTGGCTGCTGAAATTATGGATGCAGCAAGAGGCGAAGGCGGTGCTGTTAAGAAGAAAGAAGAAGTTCATCGTATGGCTGAAGCTAACAAAGCATTTGCTCACTATCGGTGGTAATTTGAATGAATGTTGTTAAGGAGGGAAAATAGTGGCCCGAAAATATTCGTTGGAAAAAACCCGGAACATTGGTATCATGGCTCATATCGATGCGGGTAAAACAACAACTACAGAGCGAATCCTTTATTATACGGGTAGAGTTCATAAAATTGGAGAAGTACACGATGGCGCAGCTACAATGGACTGGATGGAACAGGAACAGGAACGCGGTATTACTATCACTTCTGCGGCCACTACCTGTGAATGGAAGAAACATCGAATTAATATTATAGACACGCCAGGCCACGTGGACTTTACCGTTGAGGTAGAGCGTTCTCTGCGTGTTCTGGATGGTGCTATTGCATTATTTTGCGCTGTTGGTGGAGTTGAACCTCGATCTGAAACTGTATGGCGTCAAGCTGATAAATACGGTGTTCCGCGGATTGCTTTTGTTAACAAGATGGACCGGGTTGGTGCTGATTTCTTTAATGTTATAGAAATGATGCGGGAACGGCTTGGTGCTAATGCTGTTCCAATTCAGCTGCCAATCGGTTCAGAAGATACATTCCGTGGAATTATCGATTTAGTCGAAATGAAGGCTTTAATTTACCATGATGAAGACTTAGGTGTGACTTTCGATAAGATTGATATTCCTGAA from the Anoxybacter fermentans genome contains:
- a CDS encoding ribosomal L7Ae/L30e/S12e/Gadd45 family protein, yielding MLTRLKESDNRVVGSKQTLKALKGERVEHLFIAKDAETRITDPLVELAKKSNVPIHYVDTMAELGEAAGIEVGAAAAAILKDQ
- the rpsL gene encoding 30S ribosomal protein S12 — encoded protein: MPTISQLVRKGRKKVTKKGTAPALQGSPQKRGVCTRVYTTTPKKPNSALRKVARVRLTNGIEVTAYIPGIGHNLQEHSVVLVRGGRVKDLPGVRYHIVRGALDCAGVENRKQGRSKYGAKKPKK
- the rpsG gene encoding 30S ribosomal protein S7, translating into MARKGRAPRRKIDPDPVYGSELVSRAINKIMWDGKKSLAEKIFYSAMDIVKEKTGENPLDVFEKALENVMPVLEVRSRRVGGANYQVPVEVRPERRRTLGLRWLIQAARNRGERTMIERLAAEIMDAARGEGGAVKKKEEVHRMAEANKAFAHYRW